One window from the genome of Methanococcoides sp. AM1 encodes:
- the pscS gene encoding O-phospho-L-seryl-tRNA:Cys-tRNA synthase: MYKNLNRGIESTYINLNPIQRGGVLTAEARKAALEFADGYSVCDFCFESRVDLVQNPPVRNLTADIAEFLNMDDVRFTAGCRHAKWAAMHMVTEPGETIVLDSLAHYTSYLAAEANQLKVVEVPHSGYPEFTIDPEGYAEKFEEVERNIGSLPALALLTHVDYRYGNVADAAAVGKICKEYGVPFLLNTAYSSGIMPIDGKKLGVDFLCASGHKSWAASAPMGILATTFEWNQQVFDKSTIRGDWSGRGFTKKEVALFGCSPVFGVPVMSLMASFPSVVERVKHWDEQVENARYLASQLERIEGFHQMGVKPTEHTLVAFESLPLFEAAAKTKKRGYFLYHELKKRKIIGIQPGMSKSFKLNTFGLSRVQVEYVARAFIEIARKYEIPVEDEA; encoded by the coding sequence ATTTATAAAAATCTGAACAGGGGTATTGAAAGCACATACATAAACCTTAACCCCATCCAGAGGGGAGGAGTGCTTACAGCTGAGGCCAGGAAAGCAGCGCTTGAATTTGCGGATGGTTATTCAGTTTGTGACTTCTGTTTCGAATCAAGGGTCGATCTTGTCCAGAACCCGCCTGTAAGGAACCTTACAGCAGACATTGCCGAATTCCTGAATATGGATGACGTAAGATTCACAGCTGGCTGCCGGCATGCAAAATGGGCAGCTATGCACATGGTCACCGAACCCGGCGAGACCATTGTACTGGATTCACTTGCACATTATACATCATATCTTGCAGCAGAGGCAAACCAGCTTAAGGTCGTTGAGGTGCCACATAGCGGCTACCCTGAATTTACGATAGATCCCGAAGGTTACGCGGAAAAGTTCGAGGAAGTAGAACGCAACATCGGTTCACTTCCGGCACTGGCACTACTTACACATGTCGATTATCGCTATGGTAATGTGGCAGATGCTGCTGCTGTTGGGAAGATCTGTAAAGAATACGGAGTTCCGTTCCTGCTGAACACAGCTTACTCCTCAGGAATAATGCCTATTGATGGCAAAAAACTTGGTGTGGACTTCCTTTGTGCTTCCGGGCACAAAAGCTGGGCAGCATCCGCTCCAATGGGAATACTCGCAACTACCTTTGAATGGAACCAGCAGGTATTCGATAAATCAACCATCCGAGGTGACTGGAGTGGACGTGGCTTCACAAAAAAAGAGGTTGCCCTGTTTGGATGTTCACCTGTCTTCGGAGTTCCGGTAATGTCACTGATGGCATCATTCCCGAGTGTTGTGGAACGTGTGAAGCATTGGGATGAGCAGGTCGAGAATGCAAGATACCTTGCATCACAGCTTGAGCGTATCGAAGGATTCCACCAGATGGGTGTCAAGCCGACAGAGCATACGCTTGTAGCATTCGAATCACTGCCGCTCTTTGAGGCTGCTGCCAAGACAAAGAAACGAGGATACTTCCTCTACCACGAACTGAAGAAGCGAAAGATAATAGGAATACAACCAGGAATGAGCAAGAGCTTCAAATTGAATACATTCGGACTCAGCAGAGTTCAGGTAGAATACGTTGCCAGAGCTTTCATTGAGATAGCAAGGAAATATGAAATACCGGTGGAGGATGAAGCATGA
- a CDS encoding 4Fe-4S binding protein — translation MGNKTINYDRLKKGGFLRQKQKEDLFSMRLRVVGGQLTADQLRALADASEKYGKGEVHITARQGLEISYIPFEDTEDLLDELEKRDVHQGTCGPRVRGVVACQGNLICPRGLIDAEDIAKRIDEKYFAMELPGKFKFAVTGCPSSCMKPQENDLGVMGGLEPEWVEGKCTYCGLCQTVCPVDAIKVEDGALHFYRDKCNLCGQCLLICPTEAWIKAREGYTVYVGGKVGKHPRLGIRLTELVDEDSLFRIIERSVEFFKIEATSGERFGDTIQRVGFEEFKAFVLE, via the coding sequence ATGGGTAATAAGACGATCAACTATGACAGACTCAAAAAAGGCGGTTTTCTTCGCCAGAAGCAAAAAGAAGACCTTTTCTCAATGCGGCTTCGTGTTGTCGGGGGTCAGCTGACAGCTGATCAGCTTCGGGCACTTGCCGATGCTTCTGAGAAGTATGGCAAGGGTGAGGTCCATATAACTGCTCGTCAGGGACTTGAGATCTCATATATTCCATTTGAGGACACAGAGGATCTTCTTGATGAACTTGAGAAAAGAGATGTTCATCAGGGGACCTGTGGTCCAAGGGTTCGTGGAGTAGTTGCCTGTCAGGGTAATCTCATCTGTCCGCGTGGGCTGATCGATGCAGAGGACATTGCAAAAAGGATCGATGAGAAGTACTTTGCCATGGAACTTCCCGGCAAGTTCAAATTTGCAGTTACAGGCTGTCCATCATCATGCATGAAACCACAGGAGAACGACCTTGGGGTAATGGGGGGGCTTGAGCCGGAATGGGTAGAGGGTAAATGTACCTATTGTGGTCTCTGTCAAACAGTGTGTCCCGTGGATGCGATCAAGGTCGAGGATGGAGCCCTGCACTTTTACAGGGACAAATGTAACCTGTGTGGTCAGTGTCTCCTGATATGCCCCACGGAAGCATGGATCAAGGCAAGGGAAGGATATACGGTCTACGTTGGTGGCAAGGTGGGAAAACATCCAAGACTTGGTATCAGACTGACCGAACTCGTAGACGAAGATTCTCTGTTCAGGATTATTGAGAGATCTGTGGAGTTCTTCAAAATAGAAGCAACTTCAGGAGAACGATTTGGAGATACTATCCAACGTGTAGGTTTCGAAGAGTTCAAGGCTTTTGTGCTGGAATGA
- a CDS encoding ABC transporter substrate-binding protein — MTGLRIGHLSTMYHTSFILMGTDWLEKAGIEPKWNLFGGGPAIVQAFENNELDIGYIGLPPAMIRIDRGLQIKCIAGAHVEGTVMIATPEFLTLDECRNDRTLFLKQFKGHTIACPPSGSIHDVIVRNYIKETGLENDIDVRNYEWADMIPEAIADGEIKVAVGTPSLAVVAKRYCDTKIVIQPEQLWPDNPSYGIVASSEMIKNSPDTLLKFIQLHEKACEFIRENAEEASRLVAKTIEIIDADFVNDMYKVSPKYSAGISEEYISSTMKFVDVLNELGYISKKLEQKDIFDLRFVEHLGI; from the coding sequence ATGACCGGATTAAGAATAGGACACCTTTCAACCATGTACCATACCTCATTCATACTGATGGGGACGGACTGGCTTGAAAAAGCAGGCATCGAACCTAAGTGGAATCTCTTTGGAGGCGGACCCGCAATTGTCCAGGCGTTCGAGAACAACGAACTGGATATCGGATATATTGGTCTCCCTCCTGCAATGATAAGAATAGATCGCGGTTTGCAGATAAAGTGCATTGCAGGTGCTCATGTTGAAGGGACAGTGATGATCGCAACTCCCGAATTTCTGACACTTGATGAATGCAGAAATGACCGGACACTTTTTTTGAAGCAATTCAAAGGCCATACGATAGCCTGCCCTCCTTCAGGTTCCATCCACGATGTGATCGTCAGGAACTATATCAAAGAAACAGGGCTTGAGAATGATATTGATGTCCGCAACTACGAGTGGGCTGACATGATCCCGGAAGCCATAGCCGACGGGGAGATAAAGGTTGCAGTCGGAACACCATCCCTGGCCGTTGTGGCAAAGAGATACTGTGATACAAAGATAGTGATCCAGCCTGAACAACTGTGGCCTGATAATCCAAGTTACGGGATCGTTGCAAGCTCTGAGATGATCAAAAACTCACCAGATACTCTTTTGAAGTTCATACAATTGCATGAAAAAGCCTGTGAGTTCATTCGTGAAAATGCCGAAGAAGCATCAAGACTTGTCGCCAAGACGATCGAGATCATTGATGCGGATTTCGTGAACGATATGTATAAAGTATCACCAAAATACTCAGCAGGCATATCAGAAGAATATATCAGCTCTACCATGAAATTTGTAGATGTACTGAACGAACTCGGATATATCTCAAAGAAACTTGAGCAAAAGGATATCTTCGACCTTCGGTTTGTTGAACATTTAGGAATTTGA
- a CDS encoding thioredoxin family protein, whose protein sequence is MQDINKVMGEAIIVTMPLVIYLAANRPSMTLIELYYSDICMNCHYVRNQIIEVLPEGVMFKEINVTSIEGAERAKQLGIEEVPSITINGEVVLIGRVEKGEIQEELEEFL, encoded by the coding sequence ATGCAAGATATTAATAAGGTAATGGGGGAGGCAATAATTGTCACGATGCCACTTGTTATTTATCTGGCAGCTAATAGACCATCGATGACATTAATAGAACTATATTATTCCGATATTTGCATGAACTGCCATTATGTCAGGAACCAGATAATAGAAGTTCTTCCTGAAGGTGTTATGTTCAAGGAAATTAACGTAACAAGCATAGAAGGTGCTGAGAGAGCAAAGCAACTCGGGATAGAAGAAGTACCTAGTATCACTATTAATGGGGAGGTCGTGCTTATCGGACGAGTGGAAAAGGGCGAGATACAAGAGGAACTTGAAGAGTTCCTTTGA
- a CDS encoding DNA alkylation repair protein, translating to MIIAKIRKELEQNADEQTKLSSSRFFKEDIKCYGVKTATVRKIATEYFKDISGKSKSEIYSLCEELLSSDYNEEAFIAFEWSYRLRKKYESDDLAVFERWIGDYVNNWAKCDTFCNHTVGSFIEMYPQYIVSLKTWTGSDNRWFRRAAAVTLILPARRGDFLDDVLEIADLLLTDKDDLVQKGCGWMLKEASKKHQNEIFDYVMRNKENMPRTALRYAIEKFPEDLRKSAMEK from the coding sequence ATGATCATCGCTAAAATAAGAAAAGAACTGGAACAAAACGCTGATGAGCAAACAAAGCTCAGTTCTTCACGGTTCTTTAAAGAAGACATAAAGTGTTATGGCGTGAAGACTGCTACAGTCAGGAAAATAGCAACTGAATATTTTAAAGACATATCCGGAAAAAGCAAGTCGGAGATCTATTCTTTATGTGAGGAACTTCTGAGCTCAGATTACAACGAGGAAGCCTTCATCGCATTCGAATGGTCATATCGCTTGAGAAAGAAGTATGAATCTGATGATCTCGCCGTTTTTGAAAGGTGGATTGGAGATTATGTCAACAACTGGGCAAAATGCGACACATTTTGCAATCACACAGTGGGTTCGTTCATCGAAATGTATCCTCAATACATTGTTTCGCTCAAGACATGGACAGGTTCAGACAACCGCTGGTTCAGGCGTGCTGCTGCTGTCACATTGATCTTGCCTGCCCGTAGAGGGGATTTTCTGGATGATGTTCTGGAGATTGCCGATCTGTTATTAACAGATAAAGATGATCTGGTCCAGAAAGGATGCGGGTGGATGCTTAAAGAGGCCAGCAAAAAACATCAGAATGAAATATTCGACTACGTCATGCGAAACAAGGAAAATATGCCTCGTACAGCGCTTAGATATGCGATAGAGAAATTCCCGGAAGATCTAAGGAAGAGTGCTATGGAAAAATAA
- a CDS encoding inorganic phosphate transporter has product MIIALAAIASAIFMGINIGGNNAAAAMGAAYGARARTKRQAVILIAIFSLLGAVLSGGDVIKTLGEGIIPGNTITLTAAIIATSAAAISLFIGNILKIPISASQSAVGAIVGIGLFYGILDTQLLSTIVGWWIATPVLAFVLAYLSGKYLHPRLVVWLVEHESEAQIRSTIAKLLTVTGCYVAYSAGANNAANAVGPLVGAGFIDQTTGAVIGGLTLGIGAIVIGGRILQTVGTEIAEICTIRAIFIEAIVAIIVHGASHYGIPVALGQLVPAAVIGIGCANKGMDTIKNKTVRRIAVMWIISPLVAGLLAYTAISLIS; this is encoded by the coding sequence ATGATAATAGCACTGGCTGCAATTGCATCTGCGATCTTCATGGGGATCAACATTGGCGGGAACAATGCAGCAGCTGCCATGGGAGCAGCATATGGTGCAAGAGCCCGTACTAAAAGACAGGCAGTAATATTAATAGCCATTTTTTCCCTGCTTGGTGCTGTACTGAGTGGTGGAGATGTGATCAAGACGCTCGGTGAAGGAATAATTCCCGGCAACACAATAACACTTACTGCAGCGATCATTGCAACAAGCGCAGCTGCTATCAGTCTTTTCATCGGGAACATACTAAAGATTCCGATATCAGCAAGCCAGTCAGCAGTAGGAGCCATTGTAGGAATCGGTCTGTTCTACGGGATACTTGATACCCAATTGCTATCAACAATAGTCGGATGGTGGATTGCCACACCAGTGCTTGCATTCGTACTTGCTTATCTTTCCGGGAAATACCTTCACCCCAGACTTGTCGTCTGGCTTGTGGAACATGAATCAGAAGCACAGATCAGAAGCACTATTGCAAAGCTTCTGACAGTAACCGGTTGTTATGTCGCCTATTCAGCAGGTGCAAATAATGCTGCCAATGCTGTTGGTCCTCTTGTAGGAGCGGGGTTCATAGACCAGACAACAGGAGCTGTTATCGGAGGTCTTACACTTGGTATTGGAGCGATAGTGATAGGAGGTCGTATCCTCCAGACGGTTGGAACGGAGATAGCAGAGATCTGTACGATCCGTGCGATCTTCATTGAAGCGATCGTAGCGATAATCGTCCACGGTGCATCTCATTACGGCATACCAGTAGCACTCGGCCAGTTAGTACCGGCAGCCGTTATTGGCATTGGATGCGCCAATAAAGGCATGGATACGATAAAGAATAAAACAGTAAGACGCATTGCAGTTATGTGGATCATATCACCATTGGTAGCAGGTCTGTTAGCATACACTGCCATCAGTCTTATTTCCTGA
- the cysN gene encoding sulfate adenylyltransferase subunit CysN, which yields MIEQNQNIDLLRFATAGSVDDGKSTLIGRLLYDSKSIYEDQLNLIKTFSKAHRNQEIDYSLVTDGLKSEREQGITIDVAYRFYSTPKRRFIISDTPGHEQYTRNMATGSSNASLALILIDARNGVVTQTKRHSFISSLLGIRNFVVAVNKMDLVDYSEEVFENIVSEFNTFADKLSDESIYFIPLSALKGDNVIERSANMSWYQGSTLLDYLENVNVSGGRNLIDFRFPVQYVNWGGGDDFRGYCGTIASGVVHKGDKVRVLPSGKTSEISRIVTYDGDLDYAYAPMAVTLCLEDDIDISRGDLIAKVDDLPVIAGSLEANVVWMDSAPMEIGKDYLIKHTTSTVKGNFSEVLHEFDPEDISMKPSEFLSLNEIGKVKVELKTPIFTDIYSENKITGSFIVIDPHTNQTAAAGMISKYNQVSPDKACEAVKAKIIRYPGDKREEAQTNYDRLSMQGTHCIYVDDDLLQETLCKGIPVDSEQYSDTIEDLCKIVTRSGVSVVLCSDHLSN from the coding sequence TTGATCGAACAAAATCAGAATATTGATCTATTACGGTTTGCCACTGCAGGAAGTGTGGATGATGGTAAATCAACCCTTATCGGGAGATTACTATATGATTCAAAATCAATATACGAGGATCAACTGAATTTAATAAAGACATTCTCGAAAGCTCATCGAAACCAGGAGATCGATTATTCGTTGGTAACCGACGGTCTGAAATCAGAACGGGAGCAGGGAATTACGATCGATGTCGCATACAGGTTCTATTCGACCCCGAAAAGGCGCTTTATTATTTCAGATACCCCAGGACATGAGCAATATACAAGGAACATGGCTACAGGTTCATCAAATGCATCTCTCGCCCTGATCCTCATTGACGCCAGGAACGGAGTTGTAACACAGACAAAACGTCATTCATTTATCTCATCGCTTCTTGGCATCCGGAACTTTGTAGTTGCAGTCAATAAAATGGATCTTGTTGACTACTCAGAAGAGGTGTTCGAGAATATTGTGAGTGAGTTCAATACCTTTGCTGATAAATTATCGGATGAATCAATTTATTTCATACCCCTAAGTGCCCTCAAAGGTGACAATGTCATCGAACGAAGTGCCAATATGTCATGGTATCAGGGTTCTACATTGCTTGATTACCTGGAGAACGTAAATGTATCCGGTGGTCGCAACCTAATTGATTTCAGGTTCCCGGTCCAGTATGTAAACTGGGGAGGGGGCGATGATTTCAGGGGTTATTGTGGCACAATAGCTTCAGGTGTGGTCCACAAAGGAGATAAAGTAAGAGTTCTCCCTTCGGGAAAAACCAGTGAGATCTCAAGGATCGTCACGTATGATGGCGACCTCGATTATGCTTATGCTCCCATGGCAGTAACCCTTTGCCTTGAGGATGACATTGACATAAGCCGCGGTGATCTGATCGCGAAGGTTGATGACCTTCCTGTAATTGCCGGCAGTCTGGAGGCGAATGTAGTATGGATGGATAGCGCTCCCATGGAGATTGGGAAAGATTATTTGATCAAGCATACTACCAGTACAGTTAAAGGAAATTTCTCAGAAGTACTTCATGAGTTTGATCCTGAAGACATCAGCATGAAACCTTCGGAGTTTTTGAGCTTAAATGAGATCGGAAAAGTTAAGGTTGAGCTAAAGACCCCGATATTTACCGATATTTATTCTGAGAACAAGATCACAGGTTCATTTATTGTAATTGATCCCCACACCAACCAGACGGCTGCTGCCGGCATGATCTCAAAATACAATCAGGTATCTCCTGACAAAGCATGCGAAGCTGTAAAGGCGAAGATTATCCGCTATCCGGGAGACAAAAGGGAAGAGGCACAGACAAATTATGACCGCCTTTCCATGCAGGGTACACATTGTATCTACGTGGATGATGATCTGCTACAGGAAACCCTTTGCAAGGGAATCCCGGTTGACAGTGAGCAATATTCCGATACAATTGAGGATCTGTGCAAGATCGTCACAAGATCAGGGGTGTCTGTGGTTTTGTGCTCTGATCATTTGAGCAATTAA
- the cysD gene encoding sulfate adenylyltransferase subunit CysD, translating to MVITEESYRLSNLKTLEAESIGIIREVAAEFDNPVMLYSVGKDSSVMAHLAIKAFYPKKVPFPLLHVDTGYKFPEMYEFRDYYTKKHNLDLKVHRNEEAIKKGINPLSVGTVKCCAELKTKALLDALKEGGYDAAFGGARRDEEKSRAKERIYSFRDKHGQWNPKDQKPELWNLFNSKIDPGESIRVFPLSNWTELDIWTYIYHENIEIVPLYFAKKRPVIEKNGQLIPVYTDEHEEEVKEVMCRFRTLGCHYCTGAVRSEADTLPKIIEEMMVARHSERITRVIDHDQDSSMEQKKKEGYF from the coding sequence ATGGTCATTACGGAAGAATCTTATCGGCTTTCAAACTTAAAGACACTTGAAGCGGAAAGCATAGGCATTATCAGGGAAGTCGCTGCAGAATTTGATAATCCGGTTATGTTATATTCGGTAGGCAAGGACTCGTCGGTCATGGCCCATCTGGCGATCAAGGCTTTTTACCCGAAAAAAGTACCTTTCCCTTTATTGCATGTTGACACTGGATACAAGTTTCCTGAAATGTACGAATTCAGGGATTATTATACAAAAAAACACAACCTTGACCTGAAGGTTCACAGGAACGAAGAAGCCATTAAAAAAGGTATAAATCCCCTTTCGGTGGGGACGGTCAAATGTTGTGCCGAGCTTAAAACAAAAGCACTCCTTGATGCATTAAAAGAAGGTGGCTATGATGCAGCGTTTGGAGGTGCCCGGAGAGATGAAGAGAAATCAAGGGCAAAGGAAAGGATCTATTCATTCCGCGACAAGCATGGCCAGTGGAATCCGAAGGACCAGAAACCTGAGCTGTGGAATCTCTTTAATTCAAAGATCGATCCCGGGGAATCTATAAGGGTATTCCCGCTCTCGAACTGGACCGAACTTGATATCTGGACATATATTTACCATGAAAATATTGAGATAGTTCCTCTTTACTTTGCAAAGAAAAGACCGGTCATTGAGAAGAATGGTCAGCTAATTCCGGTTTACACGGATGAGCATGAGGAAGAGGTCAAAGAGGTCATGTGCCGCTTCAGGACCCTGGGGTGCCATTATTGTACAGGCGCAGTAAGGTCAGAGGCAGACACTTTGCCAAAGATAATTGAAGAGATGATGGTTGCCCGTCATTCCGAACGTATCACAAGGGTTATCGACCACGATCAGGATAGCTCCATGGAGCAAAAGAAGAAGGAGGGATACTTTTGA
- a CDS encoding ubiquitin-like small modifier protein 1: protein MVSIRFSSALNNITKTRSTSIDLGDTTIKTLFDRLTTEYGEEFERRLLHDGEVRRFVNVYVNGEDIRHLSGISTEITDKDEISILPAVSGG, encoded by the coding sequence ATGGTATCTATAAGATTTTCATCAGCATTGAACAACATAACAAAAACAAGGTCAACAAGCATCGATCTGGGTGATACTACAATAAAGACCCTTTTTGATAGACTTACTACTGAGTACGGGGAAGAGTTTGAAAGACGCCTGCTTCATGATGGAGAGGTACGAAGGTTCGTCAATGTCTACGTCAACGGTGAAGACATAAGGCATCTTTCAGGTATTTCCACCGAAATAACCGATAAGGACGAAATTTCAATATTGCCAGCAGTAAGCGGAGGCTGA
- a CDS encoding phosphoadenylyl-sulfate reductase, with amino-acid sequence MPEPNLELIKEIEQLAEEYKDSSPQKILEYALNRFGTGISIAFSGAEDVVLIDMATKIKVDVSVFSLDTGRLHPETYKFFDVVRDKYNIPLEIFFANREKTEELVLKKGMFSFYKDGHQECCGARKVDPLRRSLSKRAAWITGQRKDQSPNTRASIPVIEVDSAFGDGTLVKFNPLANWTSKQVWDYIRENNVPYNELHEKGYVSIGCEPCTRPVLPGQHEREGRWWWEEATRKECGLHSGNVKSRI; translated from the coding sequence ATGCCAGAACCAAATCTGGAATTAATAAAAGAAATAGAACAATTAGCTGAAGAATATAAGGACAGTTCCCCACAGAAAATTCTTGAATATGCCCTGAATAGATTTGGCACAGGTATCTCTATTGCATTCAGTGGAGCTGAGGACGTCGTGCTCATTGATATGGCAACCAAGATCAAGGTCGATGTGAGTGTCTTCTCCCTTGATACCGGCAGACTACACCCTGAAACTTACAAATTCTTCGATGTGGTCCGGGACAAATACAACATCCCACTGGAGATATTCTTTGCAAACAGGGAAAAGACCGAAGAACTTGTCCTCAAAAAAGGGATGTTCTCATTCTATAAGGACGGTCATCAGGAATGTTGTGGTGCCAGAAAGGTCGATCCACTAAGGCGGTCCCTTAGCAAGAGGGCTGCATGGATCACAGGCCAGCGTAAGGACCAGAGCCCTAACACACGTGCATCTATCCCTGTGATCGAAGTTGATTCAGCTTTTGGTGATGGTACACTTGTGAAGTTTAATCCTTTGGCAAACTGGACCTCTAAGCAGGTATGGGATTACATCAGGGAGAACAATGTCCCGTATAATGAGCTTCATGAGAAGGGATATGTCAGTATTGGCTGTGAACCATGCACCAGACCGGTTCTCCCTGGGCAGCATGAACGTGAAGGACGCTGGTGGTGGGAAGAAGCAACCAGGAAAGAATGTGGACTTCATTCAGGAAATGTAAAATCCCGGATTTGA